From the genome of uncultured Bacteroides sp.:
ACGTTTTGCCTACGATTTTTATATCATCTTCATTATCGCTGCATCCACCCAAGAAAGGCAGGATGGCTAATAGTATAAATAGAATTTTTGTTTTCATTATTCTTTAATGCCGTTTCTAATTAATAAAGCATCAATAGTTGGTTCTTGTCCGCGGAAACGTTTATATAACTTCATCGGATGTTCTGTACCACCTTTAGATAGTATATTTTCACGGAAAGAAGTCGCGACTTCTTTATTGAAAATTCCTTTTTGCTTGAATAATGAGAAAGCATCAGCATCCAGTACTTCCGCCCACTTATAACTATAATAGCCGGCAGAATAACCTCCGGAGAATATATGTGAGAATCGTACGCTCATAGATTCATTGTCTAATACCGGCAGAAGTTTTGTTTTTGTCATAGCTTGCCGCTCGTATTCAATCACATTTTCCTCAAATGGGGTATTTCTAGTATACCATGCCATATCCAGTAATCCTAAGCTTACCTGACGAAGGCAGGCATATCCGGTATTAAAATTGGATGCGTCAACAATACGTTGAATTAGCTCCTGAGGCAATTGTTCGTTAGTTTGATAATGCTTTGCAAATGTGTTCAAAAAATCTTTTTCAATCGCAAAGTTTTCCATTATTTGCGAAGGCAATTCAACAAAATCCCAGTAAACATTAGTTCCGCTAAGACTTTCATAAGTCGAGTTGGCCATCATCCCATGAAGAGAATGACCAAACTCATGCAGGAAAGTTTCTACTTCACTAAAAGTAAGCAAGGCTGGTTTATTTTCTGTTGGTTTTGTGAAATTCATAACCAAAGAAATGTGTGGACGACTATCTTTACCATTTTCTTTCCATTGTTCTTTAAATTGAGTCATCCATGCTCCTGCACGTTTCCCTGCACGAGGATGAAAATCTGTGTATAAGACAGCCAAGTATTTTCCATCCTTATCAAAGACTTCGTATGCTTCGACATCTGAATGGTATACAGGTATATTTTTGTTTTCTTTGAAAGTGATGCCATATAATTTTGTAGCTAATCCAAATACACCCTCTTTAACTTTACTCAATTCAAAGTAAGGACGCAACATTTCGTCATTGATATTGAATCTCTGGTCTTTTAATTTGTTAGAATAGAATGCCCAATCCCATGGCATTGTCTGAAAAATAGGACCTTGTTCCTGGCTTGCCAGTTCTTGCACATCTTTCAATTCTTTTTCTGCAGTAGGTTTGTAAGCATCAACTAGCTGATTAAGTAGCTTATATACAGCATCACTATTTTCAGCCATGCGTTTTTCAAGAGTATATGCAGCATAATTCTTATAACCTAGTAATTGCGCTATTTCCTGACGAATATTGGCTATTCTTGTCACGTTTGCAAAATTATTGTATTCATTGTCATGAGTACAAAGGGTATTATAAGCTGTATAAAGTTCTTTTCTTAGCTCACGGTTTTCACAATATGTCATGAAAGGAATATAACTAGGAGCATTCAGTGTAAACACCCAACCTTCTTTTCCTTTTTCTTTGGCTGTTAAGGCTGCCGCTTCAAGGGTGCTTTCTGGTAGTCCTGCAAGTTGTGCTTTGTCTGTAATAACTAATTCATAGTTATTTGTTTCTTTCAGAATATTTTGTCCATATTGCAAAGTAAGCTTGCTTAATTCAGCTGTCAAAGCACGATATTTAACTTTTGCTTCACCTTCCAGATTTGCTCCGCTACGTACAAAACTATCATAAGTGTTTTGCAGAAGTTTGCTGTCCTCTTTGTTCAACTTTAATTTATTTATTTGGCTATAAACAGCTTTTATCCTCTCAAATAATTTTTTATTAAGACTGATGTTATTTGAGTGTTCGGATAAGAGTGGCATCATTTTTTCAGCTATTGCCTGAAGATCATCGTCTGTTTCTGCACTGAGCAAATTGCTAAATACACTTTGAACTCTATTAAGTAACACTCCAGATTTCTCTAGTGCTACAATTGTGTTTTTAAAGCTAGGAGCTTCAGGGTTATTAACTATAGCATAAATCTCTGCCATATGTTGTTTCATACCCTCTTCCAAAGCTGGTTCAAAATGTTCTTTTTTAATTTTATCAAAAGGAGCTGTGCCGTGAGGTGTAGTATACTTTTCCAGAAATGGATTCTGAGCTTGAATCATGTTCATAATACAAAATATAGCGAATGTTAATATTACTTTTTTCATCTATTTGGTTATATAATAATAATCAACTACAAAAGTGCTAAAAAAAAATATTACTTTATTAAGAATAGTGGAGTTTTTAACAAAGTATATTACTTTTGTATGATTTTCATTTGAAATAGAGCTAAATAATTGTATAAATAATGAAGGATAGATTTTTCTTGTTGCTAAAAACATATGTGTTTTTCATCTTATTTTTTGTAGTTCAAAAGCCTGTATTTATGTTGTATTATCATGATCTGTATCATGATTGCTCATTATTGGATTATTTCGGAGTTATTTGGCATGGTTTACCACTCGATGCTTCAATTGCCGGCTATTTTACTATACTCCCCGGATTGTTTCTTATAGCTTCTTTATGGCTAAATTCGACTGTGACCAGTATAGTTTTTAAAATTTACTATGGCATTGTTGCTTTCGTTATTGGATGCGTTTTTATATCTGACATTGTTCTTTATAAATATTGGGGCTTCAGACTAGATTCTTCACCTCTTTTTTATTTAAAAACGCCGAAAGATGCTTTTGCAAGTGCCGATCTTATAACAATTATTTTAGCCTTATTTTTTATTATTGCAATTATATCAGCGCTTATTTATTTGTTTAATCTGATTCTTATTAAACCTGAGATTAAAATAAAGAAACCATATTATCGTAGAAAAACAGCATTGGTATTACTTTTAGTAACAGGATTTCTTTTTATTCCCATCCGTGGTGGGTTTTCTGTATCAACAATGAATACCGGATGGGCATATTTTAGTGATAAAATAGAACTAAACCATGCGGCAATAAACCCTTGTTTTAGTTTGATGGAATCTCTTTCCCGTGAACAAGCTTTTGATAAACAATATCGTTTTATGAAGGACGATGAAGCAACTAAAGAACTTGATAAACTCAAAGATGTTACAGCAACTGATAGTATTCCGGCTTTGCTCACAACAAAGAGACCGAATGTAATTATTGTAATTCTTGAAAGTTTTACTTCGAAAATAGTTCAACCTTTAGGCGGTTTACCTGATGTGGCTTCTAATATGAATGCGTTCTGTAAAGAAGGAATATTGTTCACTAATTTCTATGCAAACAGTTTTCGAACAGATCGTGGCCTTGTTTCAATTCTAAGTGGTTATCCAGCTCAGCCTACAACCTCAATAATGAAATATCCTCAACGAAGTCAGTCATTACCTTCTATATCTAAGTCATTGAAGAAAGCTGGTTACTCTACAGAATACTACTATGGTGGAGATGCTAATTTTACTAATATGCGCTCCTATTTATTATCACAAGGGTATGATCGAATTGTATGTGATAAAGATTTTCCTTTAAAAGAAAGACTCTCGAAGTGGGGTGCTCCCGATCAGTATTTGTTTAATCGCGCTTTGTCTGATTTCTTAGGAGTACAAAAGGAACCATTCTTTAAAACGATCCAGACTTCAAGTAGTCATGAACCTTTTGATGTTCCGTCTCATAAGTTTAAAGATCCATTTCTTAATTCGGCTTTTTATACAGATAGTTGTTTGGGGAAATTTATTGATCAATATAAGCAAACTAAATATTGGAAGAATACTGTATTTGTACTTGTACCAGACCATGCAATGCGTTATCCTGCTTCAATTACCAACCATGAGATTGAACGTTTTCAGATACCGCTGATACTTATTGGTGGAGCCGTTAAAAAGCCTGTAAAAATAGACACTTATGCTTCTCAGATTGATATAGCAGCAACAATTCTTTACCAATTGGGATTGCCGCATAAAGATTTTACCTTTAGCAAGAATATACTAAATCCTAAATCTCCTCATTTTGGATACTTTAGTTTTCCAAATGGCTTTGGTATGACTACTTCTCAGAATCAGTTAATATTTGACTGTGAGGCAAATAAAGTTGTTCTTGATCGTGGAAATAGAAAGAATTTAAATCAAAAACCTGCAAAAGCTTATATGCAAAAGTTATATGATGATTTGGCTAAACGATAATAATTAATCAATAATATAAGAGCTATGTTTACTAAAGAAACTTATATAAATAGAAGAGAACAGTTTAAGAAGACTGTTGCTTCTGGAATCTTGTTATTTTTGGGTAACGATGAGTGTGGAATGAATTATGCGGATAATACATACCCGTTTAGACAAGATTCTACTTTTCTATATTTTTTCGGTTTATCTTATGCCGGTCTTTCTGCCATTATTGATATAGATAATGACAAGGAAATTATTTTTGGTGACGAACTGACTATCGATGATATTGTGTGGATGGGCACACAGCCTACTCTGAAAGAGAAGAGTGAAAGAGTAGGAGTTGCATGTACACAACCTTCTAAGAGCATTGAATCTTATTTAAAAGATGCTTTGAATAAAGGACAGCAAATTCATTTTTTACCAACCTATAGAGCAGAACATAAGCTTAAACTAATGGATTGGCTTGGATATATGCCGGCGGCTCAGGAAGCTTCTGTTCCTTTTATTCGTGCAGTGGTAAATCAACGAAATTACAAATCTGTAGAAGAAATAGTTGAGATAGAAAAAGCTTGCAATACTACTGCTGATATGCACATTAAAGCGATGCAAATACTTCGTCCGGGAATGAAGGAAAGTGAAATTGCAGGTGCACTTGCAGATGTAGCTTTGTCTGCTGGTGGGAATCTTTCTTTTCCAACTATTGCTACAATAAACGGGCAAACATTGCATAACCATTATCATGGGAATATTGTAAAACCAGGCGATATGTTACTTTTGGATGCTGGCGCCGAAACTGCAATGGGATATGCGGGGGATATGTCATCTACGATTCCTGTTGATAAGAAATTTTCTAGTCGTCAGAAAGACGTTTACGATATTCAGGTTGCTTCTCATCTTGCAGCTGTTGAGGCTCTCCGTCCAGGTATTCCGTTCAAAGAAGTATATGAATTTTCATCGAAGGTAATTGTTGAAGGAATGAAATCTTTAGGATTAATGAATGGTAATGCTGATGATGCTGTTCGTGAGGGTGCTCATGCTATGTTCTTCCAATGTGGATTGGGACATATGATGGGGCTTGATGTTCATGATATGGAAAATTTAGGAGAAGTTTATGTAGGATATGACGGTGAACCAAAAAGTACTCAGTTCGGACGTAAATCTCTTCGTCTTGGAAGGAAACTGGAACCAGGATTTGTTTTGACTATTGAACCAGGTGTTTATTTTATTCCAGAATTAATGGATTTGTGGAAAGGTGAGAAGAAGTTCACAGAATTTATCAACTATGATAAATTAGAAACGTACAAAGATTTCGGTGGTATCCGTAATGAGGAAGATTATTTAATTACGGAAGATGGAGCCCGTCGATTAGGTAAGAAAATTCCATTAACAACAGATGAAGTAGAAGCATTAAGATAATTTATGGAGAAGAATTCTAAAGCCATACTCTATGGGAGTGTGGCTGTGTTAAGTTGGTCAACAGTTGCTACTGCTTTTAAGATTGGTTTGAAAAGTCTGACCTATTTTGAACTAATTCTAATTGCCAGTTGTACAGCCCTGATTATTTTTACTATGGTACTTATTGTTCAAAAGAAACTGGCTGTTATAAGTTCTTTTAGCAGTAAGAAGTGGTTACGTTTTGCCGGAATTGGATTGTTGAATCCAGTTGCGTATTATCTTGTATTGTTTAAATCCTATTCTTTATTGCCAGCACAAGTAGCTCAACCAATAAACTATACGTGGCCTATTCTTTTATTGATTATGCTAGCAATATTTACGCGCAGACCAATTCCGATACCTAAATATATGGGATTGACTTTTTCATTGTTGGGAGTTGTTTTAATATCATTGGGCGCTGGTAAATCTGATGTTTCTGGAATTTCTGTTTTGGGAATTCTTTTAGCTTTGTTCAGTGCTGTCATGTGGGCAACTTACTGGATGATAAATAATAAAAATAAAGATATAGATAGTACGGTATCTCTTTTTATGGGATTTCTTTTTGGTACCATTTATCTGTTGGTTGCAGCTTTATTTGTAGGTGTTAATATAGAAAATACGACAAGTCTTCTGGCAGGAATATATGTTGGCGCTTTTGAAATTGCTATTCCTTTTATTTGTTTTGGTATGGCTATTCGTATGACTAATAACCCCGCATTGATTAATCAACTTTGTTATTTGTCACCTTTCATGTCTTTATTCTTTATATCTATTGTTTTAGGAGAACAAATTTATCTCTCTACATATATAGGTCTTATATTAATAGTAGGAGGCATTGTTTTTAATCAGTATTTTGCTCATAAAATTACAATGAAGCTTTATAGAACAATAGTGAAATATCGCATAACTCATAGAGCTTATTCCAGCTGATTCTGCAAAAAAATCAAACGAACCATCACTCCGTCACTATTTCTTGTAATGCGCTAAAATACAATATATTGCTCGGTGATGGTAGCGTTTTGATCCATCACCAAACCCTCACTTTTGTGGGCATCCCTCACTCTTTGTCTTGTCCTGAAAAAGGTTGACTAAGTTTATAACTAATCCTGAAAATTGGTTGACGATTATAAGCAAAATGTAGAACCAATCTCTCTTAATCCGTATTTTGGTTTACTTTCTACCCGAAAATCTCTTTCCAATTTGTTTTCACTTACAGTTTCACTCGTCGGGACGGGTGCTCCCGTCCCTTGCCGTTAGGCGCTCCCAGAGCAATGATTTAAATTCAAGTATTCATCCTTTTTCTTATAATAATTTTTCCATTTTTGTTTTATCTCTCCATACTGTAGATGTGCATCCTCAGGAGTTTTCATATCAATACTATAATGGGGTCTTTTAGTATTATAGTCTTCTATGACCTTTATTAGAGCATCTCTTGCTTGCCTGATATCCTTAAACTGCATATGTTCAATCCATTCGGTCTTTAATATTCCGTTGACTCTTTCTGCAATCGCATTTTCCAAAGGGTCTCCATTTTCCGTCATGCTGATTTTTACCTGATACTATTAAGTATGGACACATACTCATTGCAGCAGTACTGTATTCCCCGGTCAGAGTGGTGAACCAGGTGCCATTCCTGTGTCCATTCCGATAGTGCCATTTTTAGAGCTTGTATAGGACCTTCGGCTTCCAATGTAGTTGCCAGATGCCATCCCACAATTTTTCTGGAATAAGCATCCGTTACCAGGGAAAGATAATAGAAACTGTCTTTGGGCCCGTCTATATAGGTAATATCACTTACATACAACTGGTTTGGAGCAGTTGGTTTCCATCCCTTTATCAGATTCTTAAACCTCCGGAAATGGTGTCTGGAATTGGTTGTAACCGCTTTTGTTCTCCTTCTTCTTATCAGATATCCATATTCCCGTAACAAATTAAATAATGCATCCCGTCCTAAGCATCTTTCTCTCATTTTTCCCTTCAGAATATGGTGGAGTTTACGCCCTCCAATACATGACATATCTTTGCGGACATTATCGACCATCTCTAAAGTCAGCGCTTTATTGGCGGCCCTGGAAAATCCTTTGCCAAAGTATTTATAATAAGCTTGCTTACTATACCCAAACAATGAACAAAGCGCCTGAATACTGTAATCAGAGCTTTCTTCGTGAAGCTGATTCACTGTTTGGTGCCAGGTTTTTTTCTGATTTGAATATTAAAGCTATCTTCAGCAATATCAATCATTTTGTCTAAAGCATGTGCCTGTAGCTTGCTATGCCTGAGTTCCTCTTCCTGAATACTTAATTGCCGTTCAAGCTTACGAATTCGTTCTTCTAAAAGATATTCCCGGTCTGTCTTGAGTGCACGTTGAGGAATCCTGCGTTCGGGGTTGTCTTTACTGTTCATTGCAATCTTTGCTTTTCTAACTTTGCCTCCAAAGATACGCAACCATTGCGAAATGCTGCTCTGATCCGTTATACAATATTTTTCTGCTAACTCTCTGCGGCTGAATAGCCCGGTTTTGTATTCCATTACAACAAGCTTCTTCAGACTTACTGTGTAACAACTACGACTTAATTTAGGTTTTCCCGTTTTCATGTTAATTTCAGTTTTGGAGTCAACCTAATTTAGGACGAGACACTTTCATCTTTTAAAAGACGGGTTTTTGCTTTTTAAATGAAGAAATAAAAAAGAAAAACCTCTTCCAAATATTATAAATCTCCTGTACAAAAGATTGAATTGTTTTGTATAAGGATTTATTAATGTATAGCAGTGTTTTTTTAAAAAGCAGGCTGCAAGCTTTATTTTGATAACCGAATGACAATAAAAAGCTCTATTATTAGTCAAACTATAATAAAAACCTGTTTTCATAGCATTTAAGATTCAGTTCGCGCTATGAAAGCAGGTTTTTTTGTATATAATATATGTATAGATACTAAAATATAATAATTATAGCTCAATGATTAGCTTATATTTAAAAATAGTTTTTTTTAAAATAAATATTTATTGTTTATTGTTGATTGATTGTGATTTTTTCTTTCAAATTTAATTATTAACGTAAAAAATAGCATTAAAAATAGATTATTTTAAATAATATAAATAAAAAGTTCTATTATTTATTTGTTATATAATAAAATTATGTATATTTGTGACGTAACAATATAGAAAAAACTATATTCTAACCTAATCTTATTAAAAATACTATGAGAATAATAGGCATAACTTATTTCTTATTTTTTCTCTTCCTATTAACTTCGTGCAAAAGCTTGCCTGAAAATGAAGTTGATGTTCTTGTTATCGGAGGTGGTGCCAGTGGTGTGACTGCCGGAATTCAATCAGCACGTATGGGTGCAAATACTTTGATTATTGAAGAAACTTCTTGGTTAGGTGGTATGCTAACTTCTGCAGGTGTAAGTGCTGTTGATGGAAACTACAATTTGCCCTCAGGTCTTTGGGGAGAATTTAAAAGCAATCTTACTAATTATTATAGTGGAGCAGATTCATTGAAAACAGGATGGGTGAGTAATGTATTATTCGAGCCATCTGTAGGAAATAAAATTCTGAATGAAATGGTCAGCCGGGAGCAAAATCTTAAGGTTTGGAAAGAATCTGCTACTAATAGCGTAAAGAAAGAGGGCGATAAATGGTTCGTTACTATTAGAACTGGAAATAAAACAAAACGGATTGAGGCTAAAGTTCTTATTGATGCAACAGAACTTGGAGATATCGCTAAGTTGTGTGGCGTGAAATATGATATAGGTATGGAAAGCCGCACAGATACTAAAGAATCTATTGCACCAGAGAAAAAAAATAATATAGTGCAGGATATTACATACGTTGCAGTTTTAAAAGATTATGGTAAAGATGTAACCATACCCCGTCCGGAAGGATATGATTCTACAGAATTTGCTTGTGCATGTGCCAGTCCTATATGCATTAAACCAAAAGAACCTAATCGTTTGTGGTCTAAGGATATGATGATAACCTACGGCAAGCTCCCTAATAATAAATATATGATCAATTGGCCTATTGAAGGTAATGATTATTATATTAATCTTGTTGAGATGACTCCGGTTGAACGTGTTGAGGCTTTGAAATACGCTAAAGATTATACGATACGTTTTCTGTATTATTTGCAAAAAGAATTAGGATATAAAACATTAGGATTAGCAGATGATGAATATCCCACAGCCGACAAACTTCCTTTTATCCCTTACCATAGAGAGTCGCGACGGATTCATGGCGAAGTTCGTTTTACACTCAATGATATAACCGAACCTTATAGTCAGCCGGAAAAATTGTATAGAACATGTATTGCTGTGGGTGACTATCCGGTTGATCATCATCATACCCGTTATCATGGATATGAAGAATTACCTAACCTTTATTTTTATCCTATTCCTTCGTATGGATTGCCTTTAGGTACGCTTATTCCTAAAGAGGTGAACAATCTTGTGGTGGCAGAAAAATCTATATCAGTTTCTAATCTGGCAAATGGTACCACTCGTTTGCAACCGGTTGTTTTACAGATTGGTCAGGCTGCCGGAGCATTAGCTGCTCTTTCAGTGAAGAAGCAGAAAGATATTCGTGAGGTTTCTGTCCGAAGCGTGCAGAATGCTATTCTGTCTGCCGGAGGTTTTTTACTTCCTTACTTGGATGTTAAAGTAGATAATCCTCTTTTTAAACCTTATCAGAGAATAGGTTCTACAGGTATTCTCAAAGGAGTTGGAAAGCATGTTGATTGGTCTAATCAAACCTGGTTACGGGCGGACACTTTGCTACTTACTTCAGAATTAGACGGATTAAAGGATGTTTATCCATCTGCTGTTTATGATACAACAAAAAAGACAATGACAGTGAATGAAGCGTTGGTTATGATTAAGCAAATTGCCAATTCTGAAAATATTTCTATAAAAGGTGATATTGTTGATTTGGCTCATGGTATTTATTCAGACTATGGATTAAAAGATTTAAGTCTGAATAAAGAAATAAAACGTGGAGAAATAGCTTTGCTTATTGATCAATTGCTTGATCCTTTCAATAGAAAAGAAGTGGATATACGAGGAAATTACAAGTAACTTTAAACGAATTTATATATTATGGAAAAAGAACGTAGAAATTTTCTGAAGAAAGCTGCACTGGCAGGAGCTTCCGCAATGGTTGTTCCATCTTTGATGAGCTTTA
Proteins encoded in this window:
- a CDS encoding integrase core domain-containing protein, with the protein product MTENGDPLENAIAERVNGILKTEWIEHMQFKDIRQARDALIKVIEDYNTKRPHYSIDMKTPEDAHLQYGEIKQKWKNYYKKKDEYLNLNHCSGSA
- a CDS encoding DDE-type integrase/transposase/recombinase, coding for MNQLHEESSDYSIQALCSLFGYSKQAYYKYFGKGFSRAANKALTLEMVDNVRKDMSCIGGRKLHHILKGKMRERCLGRDALFNLLREYGYLIRRRRTKAVTTNSRHHFRRFKNLIKGWKPTAPNQLYVSDITYIDGPKDSFYYLSLVTDAYSRKIVGWHLATTLEAEGPIQALKMALSEWTQEWHLVHHSDRGIQYCCNEYVSILNSIR
- a CDS encoding aminopeptidase P family protein, producing the protein MFTKETYINRREQFKKTVASGILLFLGNDECGMNYADNTYPFRQDSTFLYFFGLSYAGLSAIIDIDNDKEIIFGDELTIDDIVWMGTQPTLKEKSERVGVACTQPSKSIESYLKDALNKGQQIHFLPTYRAEHKLKLMDWLGYMPAAQEASVPFIRAVVNQRNYKSVEEIVEIEKACNTTADMHIKAMQILRPGMKESEIAGALADVALSAGGNLSFPTIATINGQTLHNHYHGNIVKPGDMLLLDAGAETAMGYAGDMSSTIPVDKKFSSRQKDVYDIQVASHLAAVEALRPGIPFKEVYEFSSKVIVEGMKSLGLMNGNADDAVREGAHAMFFQCGLGHMMGLDVHDMENLGEVYVGYDGEPKSTQFGRKSLRLGRKLEPGFVLTIEPGVYFIPELMDLWKGEKKFTEFINYDKLETYKDFGGIRNEEDYLITEDGARRLGKKIPLTTDEVEALR
- a CDS encoding FAD-dependent oxidoreductase, which codes for MRIIGITYFLFFLFLLTSCKSLPENEVDVLVIGGGASGVTAGIQSARMGANTLIIEETSWLGGMLTSAGVSAVDGNYNLPSGLWGEFKSNLTNYYSGADSLKTGWVSNVLFEPSVGNKILNEMVSREQNLKVWKESATNSVKKEGDKWFVTIRTGNKTKRIEAKVLIDATELGDIAKLCGVKYDIGMESRTDTKESIAPEKKNNIVQDITYVAVLKDYGKDVTIPRPEGYDSTEFACACASPICIKPKEPNRLWSKDMMITYGKLPNNKYMINWPIEGNDYYINLVEMTPVERVEALKYAKDYTIRFLYYLQKELGYKTLGLADDEYPTADKLPFIPYHRESRRIHGEVRFTLNDITEPYSQPEKLYRTCIAVGDYPVDHHHTRYHGYEELPNLYFYPIPSYGLPLGTLIPKEVNNLVVAEKSISVSNLANGTTRLQPVVLQIGQAAGALAALSVKKQKDIREVSVRSVQNAILSAGGFLLPYLDVKVDNPLFKPYQRIGSTGILKGVGKHVDWSNQTWLRADTLLLTSELDGLKDVYPSAVYDTTKKTMTVNEALVMIKQIANSENISIKGDIVDLAHGIYSDYGLKDLSLNKEIKRGEIALLIDQLLDPFNRKEVDIRGNYK
- a CDS encoding sulfatase-like hydrolase/transferase; the protein is MKDRFFLLLKTYVFFILFFVVQKPVFMLYYHDLYHDCSLLDYFGVIWHGLPLDASIAGYFTILPGLFLIASLWLNSTVTSIVFKIYYGIVAFVIGCVFISDIVLYKYWGFRLDSSPLFYLKTPKDAFASADLITIILALFFIIAIISALIYLFNLILIKPEIKIKKPYYRRKTALVLLLVTGFLFIPIRGGFSVSTMNTGWAYFSDKIELNHAAINPCFSLMESLSREQAFDKQYRFMKDDEATKELDKLKDVTATDSIPALLTTKRPNVIIVILESFTSKIVQPLGGLPDVASNMNAFCKEGILFTNFYANSFRTDRGLVSILSGYPAQPTTSIMKYPQRSQSLPSISKSLKKAGYSTEYYYGGDANFTNMRSYLLSQGYDRIVCDKDFPLKERLSKWGAPDQYLFNRALSDFLGVQKEPFFKTIQTSSSHEPFDVPSHKFKDPFLNSAFYTDSCLGKFIDQYKQTKYWKNTVFVLVPDHAMRYPASITNHEIERFQIPLILIGGAVKKPVKIDTYASQIDIAATILYQLGLPHKDFTFSKNILNPKSPHFGYFSFPNGFGMTTSQNQLIFDCEANKVVLDRGNRKNLNQKPAKAYMQKLYDDLAKR
- a CDS encoding DMT family transporter — translated: MEKNSKAILYGSVAVLSWSTVATAFKIGLKSLTYFELILIASCTALIIFTMVLIVQKKLAVISSFSSKKWLRFAGIGLLNPVAYYLVLFKSYSLLPAQVAQPINYTWPILLLIMLAIFTRRPIPIPKYMGLTFSLLGVVLISLGAGKSDVSGISVLGILLALFSAVMWATYWMINNKNKDIDSTVSLFMGFLFGTIYLLVAALFVGVNIENTTSLLAGIYVGAFEIAIPFICFGMAIRMTNNPALINQLCYLSPFMSLFFISIVLGEQIYLSTYIGLILIVGGIVFNQYFAHKITMKLYRTIVKYRITHRAYSS
- a CDS encoding M3 family metallopeptidase, which codes for MMNMIQAQNPFLEKYTTPHGTAPFDKIKKEHFEPALEEGMKQHMAEIYAIVNNPEAPSFKNTIVALEKSGVLLNRVQSVFSNLLSAETDDDLQAIAEKMMPLLSEHSNNISLNKKLFERIKAVYSQINKLKLNKEDSKLLQNTYDSFVRSGANLEGEAKVKYRALTAELSKLTLQYGQNILKETNNYELVITDKAQLAGLPESTLEAAALTAKEKGKEGWVFTLNAPSYIPFMTYCENRELRKELYTAYNTLCTHDNEYNNFANVTRIANIRQEIAQLLGYKNYAAYTLEKRMAENSDAVYKLLNQLVDAYKPTAEKELKDVQELASQEQGPIFQTMPWDWAFYSNKLKDQRFNINDEMLRPYFELSKVKEGVFGLATKLYGITFKENKNIPVYHSDVEAYEVFDKDGKYLAVLYTDFHPRAGKRAGAWMTQFKEQWKENGKDSRPHISLVMNFTKPTENKPALLTFSEVETFLHEFGHSLHGMMANSTYESLSGTNVYWDFVELPSQIMENFAIEKDFLNTFAKHYQTNEQLPQELIQRIVDASNFNTGYACLRQVSLGLLDMAWYTRNTPFEENVIEYERQAMTKTKLLPVLDNESMSVRFSHIFSGGYSAGYYSYKWAEVLDADAFSLFKQKGIFNKEVATSFRENILSKGGTEHPMKLYKRFRGQEPTIDALLIRNGIKE